The uncultured Desulfuromonas sp. genome has a segment encoding these proteins:
- a CDS encoding biotin/lipoyl-containing protein, giving the protein MRKYQLTINQKSITVNLKELTAEAAEVEVNGTKYQVTIEDIHQDEENMTGPTSRSLTRPVNAVTPSEKTPSGQGDQSGSVCAPIPGSIIAVYVKSGDEVQAGQPLFKMEAMKMENEINSRVNGTVAVVHVQQGDSVSQGQEVLLIEVKPPRRRQSDPKD; this is encoded by the coding sequence ATGCGTAAATATCAGCTGACCATTAACCAGAAGTCGATCACCGTCAACCTCAAGGAGCTGACCGCTGAAGCCGCCGAAGTTGAGGTGAACGGTACCAAATATCAGGTGACCATTGAGGACATCCATCAGGACGAAGAAAACATGACCGGTCCAACCAGCCGTAGCCTGACCCGACCGGTAAATGCAGTCACGCCATCAGAAAAAACACCCTCAGGGCAGGGGGACCAGAGCGGATCGGTGTGCGCGCCGATTCCCGGATCGATTATTGCCGTCTATGTCAAAAGCGGCGATGAGGTCCAGGCCGGGCAACCGCTGTTCAAAATGGAAGCGATGAAGATGGAAAATGAGATCAACAGCCGGGTCAACGGCACCGTTGCCGTCGTCCATGTCCAACAGGGTGACAGCGTTTCCCAAGGACAGGAGGTCCTGCTGATTGAGGTCAAACCGCCGCGTCGTCGCCAATCCGACCCGAAAGATTAA
- a CDS encoding sodium ion-translocating decarboxylase subunit beta produces MEMFSQFINGTGFVSLTWGNLIMLIIGIIFISLAIIKDYEPLLLVPIGFGILIGNIPPVAGMALSVYDDGSVLRYIYYGVSEGFYPPLIFLGIGAMTDFSAMLSNPKLVLLGAAAQVGIFLTLIGALALGFTPQEAGAIGIIGGADGPTAIFLSSKLAPHLLGSIAIAAYSYMALVPVIQPPIMKLLTTREERLIRMATPRSVSKRERIIFPVGAFLICAMIAPGSMVLIGMLFFGNLLKESLVTDRLANTARNAMIDIVTILLGFSVGASTSADHFLTPQSILIFALGALSFCIATAGGILFAKFMNLFLKDKINPLVGAAGVSAVPDSARVVHNIGQKEDPGNFLLMHAMAPNVSGVIGSAIGAGVLWTVLVK; encoded by the coding sequence ATGGAAATGTTCAGCCAATTTATCAATGGAACCGGTTTTGTCTCTTTAACCTGGGGCAACCTGATCATGCTGATCATCGGCATCATCTTCATTTCCCTGGCCATTATCAAAGATTATGAACCGTTGCTGCTGGTCCCCATCGGCTTTGGCATTCTGATCGGCAACATCCCGCCGGTCGCCGGTATGGCCTTGAGTGTCTACGATGACGGCAGCGTGTTGCGCTATATCTATTACGGCGTTAGTGAAGGGTTTTATCCGCCGCTGATTTTCCTCGGCATCGGTGCCATGACGGATTTTTCCGCCATGCTGTCCAATCCCAAGCTGGTACTGCTCGGCGCCGCGGCCCAGGTCGGTATTTTTCTCACCCTGATCGGTGCCCTGGCGCTGGGGTTTACCCCTCAGGAGGCTGGGGCCATCGGCATTATCGGCGGTGCGGACGGGCCGACGGCGATTTTCCTGTCGTCTAAACTGGCTCCGCATCTGCTCGGCTCCATTGCCATCGCCGCCTATTCCTACATGGCTCTGGTGCCGGTGATTCAGCCGCCGATCATGAAACTGCTCACCACCCGCGAGGAACGACTGATCCGCATGGCGACGCCACGTAGCGTCAGCAAACGGGAGCGGATCATTTTCCCGGTGGGCGCGTTCCTGATCTGTGCCATGATCGCTCCCGGCTCCATGGTGCTGATCGGCATGCTGTTTTTCGGCAACCTGCTCAAGGAGAGCCTGGTCACCGACCGGCTGGCCAACACGGCGCGCAACGCCATGATCGATATCGTCACCATCCTGCTGGGTTTTTCCGTTGGTGCCAGCACCAGCGCTGATCATTTTTTAACCCCGCAGTCGATTCTGATCTTTGCGCTTGGCGCCCTCTCCTTCTGCATTGCCACCGCAGGCGGCATTCTGTTCGCCAAATTCATGAATCTGTTTTTGAAGGACAAGATTAACCCGTTGGTCGGCGCGGCCGGGGTCTCGGCCGTCCCGGATTCGGCTCGCGTGGTCCACAATATCGGCCAAAAAGAAGATCCCGGCAATTTCCTGCTCATGCATGCCATGGCGCCCAATGTGTCCGGGGTCATCGGCTCCGCCATCGGTGCCGGTGTGCTCTGGACGGTTCTGGTCAAATAA
- a CDS encoding acyl-CoA carboxylase subunit beta, producing MENKIDQLLALRQQALQGGGLERQKKRHSSGRYTARERIDLLLDENSFEEFDMFKTHRCTHFDMEKNQWPGDGVITGYGTINGRLVYLFSQDFTVIGGSLSETHAEKICKIMDMALKNGAPVIGLNDSGGARIQEGIESLAGYAEIFQRNVMCSGVVPQISAIFGPCAGGAVYSPALTDFTVMVRNHSYMFLTGPKVVKTVTGEQVDVEQLGGAEVHTTRSGVAHLAVENEFIALDTLKQLISYLPQNNMASPPLVENDDPPTRAVPELGQLVPVDANQPYDMKALIAPLVDDGSFFEIQPDFAPNLIIGFARFNGQSVGLVANQPAHMAGVLDNDASIKGARFVRCCDAFNIPLITLVDVPGFMPGTVQEYGGIIRNGAKLLYAYAEATVPKITITTRKAYGGAYCVMSSKHLRGDINYAWPSAEIAVMGAKGAVELIYGRSLEGQADALAQREAEYSEAFANPYAAAERGYVDDVILPERTRLRICKALAMLADKRDNNPPRKHGNIPL from the coding sequence ATGGAAAATAAAATTGATCAACTGCTGGCACTGCGCCAACAGGCGTTACAGGGTGGCGGGCTGGAACGTCAGAAGAAGCGCCACAGCTCCGGACGCTACACGGCCAGGGAACGGATCGACCTGCTGCTTGATGAAAACAGTTTTGAAGAATTTGATATGTTCAAAACTCACCGCTGTACCCACTTTGATATGGAGAAAAACCAATGGCCGGGTGATGGTGTCATCACCGGATACGGCACCATCAATGGCCGACTGGTGTATCTATTTTCCCAGGATTTCACCGTCATCGGCGGTTCCCTTTCAGAAACGCATGCCGAAAAAATCTGCAAAATCATGGATATGGCCTTGAAAAACGGCGCGCCGGTGATCGGCCTCAACGATTCGGGCGGTGCCCGCATTCAGGAAGGGATTGAAAGCCTGGCCGGTTATGCGGAAATTTTTCAGCGCAATGTCATGTGCTCCGGGGTGGTCCCGCAGATTTCAGCGATATTCGGACCCTGCGCCGGCGGTGCCGTGTACAGTCCGGCGCTGACGGATTTTACCGTGATGGTCCGTAATCATAGTTATATGTTCCTCACCGGGCCCAAAGTGGTGAAGACAGTCACCGGCGAACAGGTGGATGTTGAGCAGCTCGGTGGCGCCGAGGTGCACACGACGCGAAGCGGTGTGGCTCATCTGGCCGTGGAAAATGAGTTCATCGCCCTGGATACGCTCAAACAATTGATCAGCTACCTGCCGCAGAACAACATGGCGTCTCCCCCTCTGGTGGAAAACGATGACCCGCCCACCCGCGCCGTTCCGGAGCTTGGTCAACTGGTGCCGGTTGATGCCAATCAGCCCTACGACATGAAAGCCCTGATAGCGCCTCTGGTGGATGACGGCAGTTTTTTCGAAATTCAACCGGATTTTGCTCCGAACCTGATTATCGGCTTCGCCCGCTTTAACGGCCAGAGCGTCGGACTGGTGGCCAACCAACCGGCTCACATGGCCGGAGTTCTCGATAACGATGCGTCGATTAAAGGCGCCCGCTTCGTGCGCTGTTGCGATGCGTTCAATATCCCGCTGATCACCCTGGTGGATGTGCCGGGATTCATGCCGGGCACGGTTCAGGAATATGGCGGCATCATCCGCAATGGCGCCAAGCTGCTGTATGCCTATGCCGAAGCCACAGTTCCCAAGATCACCATCACCACGCGCAAAGCCTATGGGGGCGCTTATTGCGTCATGAGTTCGAAACATCTGCGCGGTGACATCAATTATGCCTGGCCTTCCGCCGAAATTGCCGTGATGGGTGCCAAAGGAGCCGTTGAACTGATCTATGGCCGCAGCCTCGAAGGCCAAGCCGATGCCCTCGCCCAACGGGAAGCGGAATACAGCGAAGCGTTTGCCAATCCCTATGCTGCGGCGGAACGCGGCTATGTTGATGACGTCATTCTCCCGGAACGCACCCGGCTGCGCATCTGCAAGGCGTTGGCCATGCTGGCGGACAAACGCGACAACAATCCGCCGCGCAAACACGGCAACATCCCGCTGTAA
- a CDS encoding OadG family protein yields MIHFDLANVLRGDGIATTIIGMTIVFCGLLLISLFIRLLPKALTALDRLTSPRQVSTAQPTTDTAPSEEEIHAAICLAIHMELERCGGDLQRITIAQRPAPGSFWNSAGKMRSLSDRSPHA; encoded by the coding sequence ATGATCCATTTTGATCTGGCCAACGTTCTACGCGGCGACGGCATTGCCACCACCATCATCGGTATGACCATTGTTTTCTGCGGCCTGCTGTTGATCAGTCTGTTTATCCGACTGCTGCCCAAAGCCCTCACGGCTCTGGACCGCCTCACCTCACCACGGCAAGTCTCTACGGCCCAGCCAACAACGGATACGGCCCCCAGCGAAGAGGAGATCCATGCCGCCATCTGTCTGGCCATTCATATGGAACTGGAACGGTGCGGCGGCGATCTGCAGCGCATCACCATTGCCCAGCGTCCGGCTCCCGGATCGTTCTGGAACTCGGCAGGCAAAATGAGAAGTCTTTCGGACAGGAGTCCCCATGCGTAA